A window of Penaeus monodon isolate SGIC_2016 chromosome 40, NSTDA_Pmon_1, whole genome shotgun sequence contains these coding sequences:
- the LOC119598052 gene encoding uncharacterized protein DDB_G0271670-like, with translation MPSTTSGTANVTSMLNNTTVPASFPPHSLMVTPQSMGSTVAPSSLNVTTDAVSSVVVTVSLPINGTAHPSVNGSTAAPPLINSTATVPSPINGTVTAPSVNYRNCSIICKRYNACFAKNYSKSPSVTTATPSSLTTVAHFTGTTAALLPVTTSPSLITTAAPSPVTTAAISPVTSAAPTPATTSGLSQLTTAAPSLTTSNCPRYNEGRTSSASSPSQVTTAAPPFDTSNPGGSTATPSPVITESSPDSTSTPQVTTLRYPPIVTTPSPFEATTVAPSPITTSNSEFTTLSPVTTETPYSVTTPGPSQATTGAPSTITILSPSPDTTSNPNQITTAGTSSGTTSSPFSITTTGPFLVTTAAPPPTTPSVVATTALSTTVSTETPLTFITSSFPVTSIATFPSTLLSSTTFISTEISISTSASTSTSTPTSFSTSSSTPTSTSTSTSTSTSTSTSTSTSTSTSTSTSTSTSTSTSTSTSTSTSTSTSTSTSTSTSTSTATSTSTSTSTSTSTSTSTSTSTSTSTSTSTSTSTSTSTSTSTSTSTSTSTSTSTSTSTSTSTSTSTTTTTKG, from the exons ATGCCTTCAACGACTTCTGGAACAGCAAATGTTACTTCAATGCTGAACAATACGACAGTGCCAGCTAGCTTCCCACCCCACAGTTTAATGGTCACACCACAGTCAATGGGATCAACAGTTGCCCCTTCTTCATTAAATGTTACAACAGATGCTGTTTCATCAGTCGTTGTTACAGTTTCTTTACCAATTAACGGTACAGCTCACCCATCAGTCAATGGTTCAACAGCTGCTCCTCCACTAATTAATAGTACCGCAACTGTTCCCTCACCTATTAACGGTACCGTAACTGCTCCTTCAGTTAAT TACCGAAACTGCTCCATCATCTGTAAAAGATACAACGCCTGCTTCGCCAAAAACTACAGCAAGTCCCCATCTGTAACTACAGCAACACCCTCTTCACTTACAACGGTAGCTCATTTTACAGGTACTACGGCAGCTCTCTTGCCAGTTACTACAAGTCCATCGCTAATTACAACTGCAGCTCCTTCTCCAGTTACTACAGCAGCTATTTCTCCAGTTACTTCAGCAGCTCCCACACCAGCTACTACATCAGGTCTTTCTCAACTTACTACAGCAGCACCCTCTCTTACTACATCAAATTGTCCACGATATAATGAAGGAAGAACCTCCTCGGCATCAAGTCCTTCTCAGGTAACTACAGCAGCTCCTCCATTTGATACATCAAATCCTGGGGGTTCTACAGCAACTCCTTCTCCAGTTATTACAGAATCTTCTCCAGATAGTACTTCAACTCCTCAAGTTACCACACTACGCTATCCTCCTATAGTTACCACACCAAGTCCTTTTGAGGCTACTACAGTAGCTCCTTCTCCAATAACTACATCAAATTCTGAATTTACTACTCTTTCTCCAGTTACTACAGAAACTCCTTATTCAGTTACTACACCAGGTCCTTCTCAAGCTACCACTGGAGCTCCTTCTACAATTACTATATTAAGTCCATCTCCAGATACTACATCCAACCCTAACCAAATTACTACAGCAGGTACTTCCTCAGGTACTACATCAAGTCCTTTTTCAATTACTACAACAGGTCCCTTTCTGGTTACTACAGCAGCTCCACCGCCAACCACTCCTTCGGTGGTAGCTACAACAGCTCTCTCTACAACAGTCAGTACAGAAACTCCTTTGACATTTATTACATCCTCCTTCCCAGTTACCTCAATCGCTACATTTCCGTCCACTTTACTAAGTTCTACTACTTTCATTTCTACAGAAATATCCATTTCTACTTCTGCTTCTACTTCGACATCAACTCCAACTTCCTTTTCCACATCTTCGTCTACTCCGACGTCAACTTCAACCTCAACTTCTACGTCTACTTCGACATCAACTTCAACTTCCACTTCTACATCAACATCTACGTCCACTTCGACATCAACTTCAACCTCAACTTCTACATCAACTTCAACCTCAACTTCTACATCAACTTCGACATCAACTTCAACCTCCACATCTACGTCTACTGCAACCTCAACTTCTACTTCCACTTCTACATCAACTTCTACGTCTACTTCGACATCAACTTCAACTTCCACTTCTACATCAACATCTACGTCTACTTCGACATCAACTTCAACCTCAACTTCTACATCCACATCTACATCAACGTCAACATCAACTTCTACTTCTACGTCTACTTCAACCTCTACTTCTACATCTACGACTACTACGACAAAAGGTTAA